Within the Comamonadaceae bacterium OTU4NAUVB1 genome, the region ACTTCGAGAAGCGCGGGCGCAAGGTCAACGTGCGCGTGGACGGGCCGCTGACCTTCAACACCACGGCGCCGCAGGTGGAGGCGGCCCTGGCGGGGCTGGGCATCGCGCTGCTGCCGGAGGACGAACCGATGCCGCACATCGAATCGGGGCGACTCGTGCGCGTGCTGCACGACTGGTGCCCCCGGTTCGCCGGCTACCACCTGTACTACCCGAGCAAGTGCCAGCCGTCGCCGGCCTTTTCGCTGGTCGCGAAGGCGCTGCGCCTCGGCGGGTCCCGGTGAGCGGCGGGCGCTCCGCGCCGCGATGCCCCGGCGCCTCGATCACCCGTGCCAGCGCCTGCGCCGGCGCGATCTGGCGCCGCTTCGCGTGGTACGGGTGCGGCCTCAGAGAATGCCGGCGATCAGCTTCCTCTTCAGTGCTTCCGCGTCGGAGACATACCAGTCGGACCGGCTGATCCGTTCCATCAGTTCGTCCAGGCCGACGTCCGAGCCCGCGACGAGGAATCCGAAGGCGGTGCGCTCCATCCGCAGGGCGCTCTCGATCTCCGCCAGCGTGTCCTTCACGAGCGCTTCCATGCCGCGCATGGCGCCCTTGAGTTCCAGGGTCTTGTTGAGCCGGCGCTCGTGGATGAGGAGCATGCAGTCCTGGGTCAGGAAGCGCTTCCCGGCCGGAAAGCCCGACATGATGGAGACGCCGGCCGAATAGACGACGGACTTGCCCAGGAAGGCGAGGTCGAGGCCGAGGCGATCACGCGCGATCATGACGTCCGTCGCGATGCGGCGACCGATCTCCGCGTCGCCGCCGGTGGTCGTCAGTTCCAGCAGCATGGGACCGGTGCCGTCGACGGCCGTGGCCATCTGCGCCAGGAATTGGTCGAGCATGTCGTCGTCCACCTTGCCGTGGAGACGGATCGTGGGGTGCTTGAGGAGGTCGTTGGAAATCATGGCGATGCAGGGGGTGAATGGAAGCGATGCGTGGCACTCGGGGCCGCGCGCGACGTCGGCACCCTTCCCGATGGCGGAATGTCGCGAGGGTCGAGCGCGCGGTTCAGCCTCGTCCGGCGGCGGCGCGGTACAGCCCGTCGACCTTGGGCACGTTGGCCTCCAGGATGCGGATGCGATCGCTGCCGCTCGGGTGGGTCGACAGGAAGCCGATGCCGCCCTGGTTCTTGGAGGCGGTGGCCATCTTGCGCCAGAGCGACACCGACGCGCGCGGGTCGTAGCCGGCGCGCGCGGCGAGTTCGAGGCCGACCAGATCGGCGTCGGTCTCGTCGCTGCGGCTGAACTTGAGCGTGATGAGTTCGGTGCCGGCGCGCGCGGCGAGGTTGCCGACCTCGCCCAGGCCGAGGATCTGGGCGCCGAGCGACAGCGCCGCGCCGGTGCCGGCGTTCTTGGCCACGCGCGCGCGGGCGTGCTCGCGCAGGGCGTGGGCCATCTCGTGGCCCATCACCATCGCGACCTCGTCGTCGGTGAGCTTGAGCTGCGCGAGGATGCCGGTGTAGAAGGCGATCTTGCCGCCGGGCAGGCAGAAGGCGTTGATCTGCGGGCTCTCGATCAGGTTGACCTCCCACTTCCACTGCGCGGCGCGCGAGTTCCACTGGGCCGCGAACGGGATCAGACGCGCCGCGATGCCGCGCAGGCGCTGCACCTGCGGCTGGTCGTCCGGCAGCAGCGCGCCCTTGCCCCGGGCCTCGGCCGTCAGCTGGGTGTATTGCTGGGCGCCGGCCTGCTCGATGTCGTCGGCCGGCACGATGTTGCGCGCCACCGAGGACCTGCCCACGCTGACCTGCGCCAGCGCGGGCGCGGCGGCCAGCACGGACGCCGCCCCGCCGGCGGCCAGCAGCAGAAAGGAACGGCGGTCTCGCCAGGGCCCGGACGCGGGCATGCAGTTGGAACACATGCGGGAATAATAAGCAGCCGTCCGAGGGCGGCGCGATCCGGCGCATCCACCGTCCTCGTGCGGGAATGGACGCCGTCGCGGCCGCCGCGCGCCGCCGATCGGGAGCCTTCATCCCCCGCCGCGCCGCCCGGCCACCCCGGTCCCGTCCTTTTTCCAGTCACGCCCGCCCATGTCCTCCCCCTCCCCGGTCGCCGCCGCCGACCCCGTCGCCTCCCCCGCGCCCGCCGCGCCGGTTTCCTGGCGCGAGGCGCTGCGCGTCTACCTGGAGCCGGCCACGCTGCGCATGCTGGCGCTGGGGTTCTCCGCCGGCCTGCCGCTGCTGCTGGTGCTGGGGACGCTGAGCTTCCGCCTGCGCGAGGCCGGCATCGACCGCACCACCATCGGCTACCTGAGCTGGGTCGGCCTGGCGTATGGCTTCAAGTGGGTCTGGGCGCCGCTGGTGGACCGGCTGCCGGTGCCACCCTTGACCACGCTGCTGGGCCAGCGCCGCGGCTGGCTGCTGCTGTCGCAGGGCATGGTGGTGGCGGGCCTGATCGGCATGGCGCTGACCGATCCGGGCGCGGGCGCCGGGCTGGGGCCGATCGTGGGTTTCGCGGTGCTGGTGGCCTTCGGCTCGGCGACGCAGGACATCGCGCTGGACGCCTTCCGCATCGAGTCGGCCGAGACGCGCAAGCAGGCCGCGCTGGCCGCCGCCTACCAGACCGGCTACCGCCTGGCCATGATCTGGGCCGGCGCCGGGGTGCTGTGGATCGCCGCCTGGGCCGAACTCGCCGGTGCCACCGGCTACCAGAACGCCGGCTGGCGCGCCGCCTACCTCGCCATGGCGGCGTCGATGGCCGTCGGCGTGCTGACGGTGCTCGTGTCGGCCGAGCCGGCGCGCCGCGCGCTGCCGCGCGCGCGCAACGCCGCCGCCTGGCTGCACGACGTGCTGGTCGCGCCCTTCGCCGACTTCTTCGGGCGCTACGGCTGGCAGGCCGCGATGATCCTCGCGCTGATCGCCGTCTACCGCATCAGCGACGTGGTGATGGGCATCATGGCCAACCCGTTCTACGTCGACATGGGCTTCACCAAGGAGCAGGTGGCCTCGGTGAGCAAGGTCTTCGGCGTGATCATGACGCTGGTGGGCGCCTTCGTGGGCGGGGTGCTGTCGATGCGCCTGGGCGTGATGCGCGTGCTGATGCTGGGCGCGGTGCTCAGCGCGGCGAGCAACCTGCTGTTCGCGCTGCTGGCCACGCGCGGACACGACGTGACGATGCTGGTGATGGTGGTGTCGGCCGACAACCTCGCCGGCGGCATCGCCTCGGCGGCCTTCATCGCCTACCTCTCCAGCCTGACCAACGTCACCTACTCGGCCACCCAGTACGCCCTGTTCAGCTC harbors:
- a CDS encoding MFS transporter, which translates into the protein MSSPSPVAAADPVASPAPAAPVSWREALRVYLEPATLRMLALGFSAGLPLLLVLGTLSFRLREAGIDRTTIGYLSWVGLAYGFKWVWAPLVDRLPVPPLTTLLGQRRGWLLLSQGMVVAGLIGMALTDPGAGAGLGPIVGFAVLVAFGSATQDIALDAFRIESAETRKQAALAAAYQTGYRLAMIWAGAGVLWIAAWAELAGATGYQNAGWRAAYLAMAASMAVGVLTVLVSAEPARRALPRARNAAAWLHDVLVAPFADFFGRYGWQAAMILALIAVYRISDVVMGIMANPFYVDMGFTKEQVASVSKVFGVIMTLVGAFVGGVLSMRLGVMRVLMLGAVLSAASNLLFALLATRGHDVTMLVMVVSADNLAGGIASAAFIAYLSSLTNVTYSATQYALFSSLMLLLPKFIAGYSGRFVDAYGYVPFFVGTAALGLPVLVLVALAARSGRGGRGGRGS
- a CDS encoding M48 family metallopeptidase, producing MPASGPWRDRRSFLLLAAGGAASVLAAAPALAQVSVGRSSVARNIVPADDIEQAGAQQYTQLTAEARGKGALLPDDQPQVQRLRGIAARLIPFAAQWNSRAAQWKWEVNLIESPQINAFCLPGGKIAFYTGILAQLKLTDDEVAMVMGHEMAHALREHARARVAKNAGTGAALSLGAQILGLGEVGNLAARAGTELITLKFSRSDETDADLVGLELAARAGYDPRASVSLWRKMATASKNQGGIGFLSTHPSGSDRIRILEANVPKVDGLYRAAAGRG
- a CDS encoding ATP-dependent Clp protease proteolytic subunit, producing the protein MISNDLLKHPTIRLHGKVDDDMLDQFLAQMATAVDGTGPMLLELTTTGGDAEIGRRIATDVMIARDRLGLDLAFLGKSVVYSAGVSIMSGFPAGKRFLTQDCMLLIHERRLNKTLELKGAMRGMEALVKDTLAEIESALRMERTAFGFLVAGSDVGLDELMERISRSDWYVSDAEALKRKLIAGIL